In Equus asinus isolate D_3611 breed Donkey chromosome 13, EquAss-T2T_v2, whole genome shotgun sequence, one DNA window encodes the following:
- the LOC106826340 gene encoding adenosine 5'-monophosphoramidase HINT1, which translates to MADEITKAQATRPGGDTIFGKIIHKEIPAKIIFEDDQCLAFHDISPQVPTHFLMIPKKHISQISVAEDDDESLLGHLMIVGKKCAADLGLKNSYRMVVNEGSDGGQSVYHVHLHVLGGWQMNWPPG; encoded by the coding sequence ATGGCAGATGAGATCACTAAGGCTCAGGCCACTCGGCCTGGTGGGGACACGATCTTCGGGAAGATCATTCACAAGGAAATCCCAGCCAAAATCATTTTTGAGGATGACCAGTGCCTTGCTTTCCATGACATTTCCCCTCAAGTGCCAACACATTTTCTGATGATACCCAAAAAACATATATCCCAGATTTCTGTAGCAGAAGATGATGATGAAAGTCTTCTTGGACATTTAATGATTGTTGGCAAGAAATGTGCTGCTGATCTGGGCCTGAAGAACAGTTACCGAATGGTGGTGAATGAAGGTTCAGATGGGGGCCAGTCTGTCTATCATGTTCATCTCCATGTGCTTGGAGGTTGGCAGATGAATTGGCCTCCTGGTTAA